In Acinetobacter sp. C32I, one genomic interval encodes:
- a CDS encoding metallophosphoesterase — translation MLLHLSDLHFGTEREGCIQAIKQFCQQHRPEAIVVSGDLTQRARFKQFYACRQFLDALNLPYIVVPGNHDIPLYHVWNRFFSPFVRYQAFFGRLETTLETEHFYIVGMNSIRRRYHTRGHISLDQIHETYEKLNHAPANKIKLVVFHQPFYTFPNEHGDKDCPVLGKIALERWGETGLFGLLHGHLHKVAVHDLNQIFQLGFDHPILDIHAGTATSNRLRFGLTNSFNVISDNGKIEHYWFDESLGNFHTLK, via the coding sequence ATGTTATTACACCTGTCTGATCTACATTTTGGAACGGAACGTGAAGGTTGCATTCAAGCAATCAAACAATTTTGCCAACAACATCGTCCTGAAGCCATTGTAGTCAGTGGCGATCTCACACAGCGTGCGCGTTTTAAGCAGTTTTATGCATGTCGCCAATTTCTAGATGCTCTCAACCTTCCTTATATTGTTGTTCCGGGTAATCATGATATTCCGCTGTATCATGTCTGGAATCGCTTCTTTTCTCCCTTTGTCCGTTATCAGGCTTTTTTTGGCCGCTTAGAAACAACCTTAGAAACAGAGCATTTTTATATAGTCGGGATGAACAGTATTCGGCGGCGCTATCATACGCGGGGACATATTTCACTGGATCAAATTCATGAAACCTATGAAAAGTTAAATCATGCGCCTGCGAATAAAATAAAACTGGTGGTTTTCCATCAGCCTTTTTATACCTTCCCAAATGAGCATGGTGATAAAGATTGTCCTGTGCTTGGAAAAATTGCTTTAGAACGCTGGGGAGAGACAGGGCTATTTGGTTTATTGCACGGACATTTACATAAAGTTGCTGTGCATGATTTAAATCAAATTTTTCAGTTGGGATTTGATCATCCAATTTTAGATATCCATGCAGGCACAGCGACTTCAAACCGATTACGCTTTGGATTAACCAATAGTTTTAATGTAATTTCGGATAATGGCAAGATTGAGCATTATTGGTTTGATGAGAGCTTGGGTAACTTTCACACATTGAAATAA
- a CDS encoding Ig-like domain-containing protein: MKRVFLLNKNNHKTAATSEIGIAGQTKPILLNQALLAKSGVNVDQIASITRIGNDAIVHLVDGTKVILEGFFVQDILQLPLQDGESLWAAIVDTKVEEQPISDYLVLDGVPPDVLASDSSVVRPVSEIPNAIATDRSVETSHAIATTASSTVGSIPTWAWITGSLAGVGAIAAASGGGNGSKKNDPAPDTTAPVSPQGNFTEQRDGKTITGQAEIGSTVIVKDVTGKALAETIVGADGKFSLTLVHALTNGEQLYVTAKDQVGNESAASLITAPDTTSPVIPQASFTEQHDGKTITGQAEIGSVVIVKDITGKELAKIIVGADGKFSLTLVHALTNGEQLYVTAKDQAGNESTASLITAPDTTAPIAGHLAFTHFADSGYSDKDYITQSNTFDLRLTGQEQGTVVSYHVSKNGGEWTETVVAQKDLSDGVYQFKAIVKDQAGNSSEVLSQLVTVDTTPPQTGVLSFTDFTDTGVSATGYITNDQTFNLSLKGLEQGTVVTYQVSKNGGEWTKTVVAQKDLSDGVYQFKAIVMDQAGNSSEVLSQLVTVDRTPPQAGVLSFTDFTDTGVSATDYITNDQTFNLSLKGQEQGIVVTYQVSKNGGEWAETVAAQKDLVDGVYQFKAIVMDQAGNTSEVLSPTLTVDTIAPAAGTLKIVNLNDTGNSPFDQITQDNSFVLQALDPIVINKEATFNNRYEVSTDGGETWKETTAKQVNLADGTYLFKVVGTDIAGNIVETAIEKVVVDTVAPEVATTLKLIEGRSGSILTGSAEPDATIQVYDQNNNLVYPWNTTVNSDGTFAVDFSQYYLKEQTLTITVTDRAGNVSEKVIVVAPIDNIKPEPIQSIEFNEDGLRFTAIAEANSTVKIYDVNHNEIGRGYADSEGKVSGQLSDVYLKGQQLSFIVFDRADNQSEAVTAYALNDNTPPEAATNLILVESHNGSILTGIAEANTMILVYDENNQLVYSWNNTVNADGTFAVYLNQYYLKGQILTVTVIDRAGNVSEKTSIVAPIDDINPDPIQSVEFDQDGRRFTAIAEANSTIKIYDANHNEVGRGSAGSDGKVSGWFDNVYLKGQQLSFIVFDRAGNQSEALSLEAIKDSTPPDVAKNLKLTEGSDSSILTGIAEPNSIIQVYDQNNNLVSRWSSTAYTDGTFTVYLNQFYLNAQTLTVTVTDRAGNVSEKVTIVAPLDEVAPLAAENITINEAGWISGLAESNARVDIIDQYGNLITTTVAYNGSFSHWINYSQYQTQTLSFMVRDSAGNRSDVVQKVLPVLLNTPQAVTDLLLDTEGHNLSGQAVAGLQIIVSNAMGERVDSNWWNLVVNEDGTFNIQLNNYYLQGQTLYVRALDPTNSLYGPITEVIAPLDNIEPLLSEVVITENGDGISGQSEPKATIKVIDADGDVRAEFNTDETGHFNLSIYPPVLRGEQLFITATDLAKNVSTPVHIIFNADSNAPSPAENIVMSDNGFFISGDAVPDSYLKVVNAQGFLVGDIVVDKWGHFNIELNRSQATGEVLRVVVEQNGYQSNYTEVITPVDTVAPAAATQFAVNQSGYLIGHAEPKALVEITYNFDGQPSYTNTVIVKKEGIFEVYMNNKATSLAVTVIDSAGNQSATVIIKPTEIPQIKVDQFRGDQTDNIYQVDHGSDFIQEYRIEHYENYKEVWVDDSHYVSQWFDGYYEKQWIEGHYEPVLIEGHYEEIWFDNGEWRYRDYYSDQDGKRYYTDDGSYDAYVNQYFDSELGLWQDGYALNGPEVEQEWVSNLYSEQIWVGDSYKDQWVDGYYESVWVEGHEEYTWVESGYWENQLIESGYRDVDFGGHDKVLSSVSYSLMGSYDWVNDPESIERHLESGRYIEDLELVGSANINATGNGLDNVITGNAGNNILDGRGGHDTYIGGAGSDTVIYNILNYSDGLVDRWQDFHVGNVWTDLQADKIDLSQLLTDYTGDGSTASLEKFIHVKQEGENTIVSIDRDGEASAESGVQLVVLNNVNTTLSELLGNHQIII, encoded by the coding sequence ATGAAACGTGTATTTTTACTGAATAAAAATAATCATAAAACAGCCGCCACATCTGAGATCGGAATAGCAGGACAAACAAAACCAATCCTTTTAAATCAAGCTTTGCTTGCAAAATCTGGGGTTAACGTTGATCAAATCGCTTCAATTACACGTATTGGTAATGATGCAATTGTGCATCTAGTTGATGGTACAAAAGTTATTCTAGAAGGATTCTTTGTACAGGATATTTTGCAGCTTCCGTTACAGGATGGAGAAAGTTTATGGGCTGCAATTGTCGACACTAAAGTTGAAGAGCAACCGATTTCCGATTATTTAGTCTTAGATGGTGTTCCGCCCGATGTTTTGGCTTCAGACAGCTCAGTTGTTCGTCCCGTATCTGAGATCCCGAATGCGATTGCAACTGATCGTTCAGTTGAGACTAGCCATGCAATTGCAACGACAGCTTCTAGCACAGTAGGGAGCATCCCGACTTGGGCATGGATTACTGGAAGTTTGGCAGGTGTCGGTGCAATCGCTGCTGCCAGTGGTGGCGGTAATGGCAGTAAAAAAAATGATCCAGCCCCTGATACCACAGCACCTGTTTCACCTCAAGGTAACTTCACTGAGCAACGGGATGGAAAAACCATAACTGGCCAAGCTGAAATTGGCAGTACGGTTATTGTGAAAGATGTAACTGGTAAAGCGTTGGCGGAAACGATAGTGGGAGCTGATGGTAAATTTAGTCTGACTTTGGTCCATGCTTTGACCAATGGTGAACAGCTTTATGTGACTGCTAAAGATCAAGTTGGTAATGAAAGTGCAGCTAGTCTGATCACGGCCCCTGACACCACATCACCTGTTATACCTCAAGCTAGTTTTACTGAACAACATGATGGAAAAACCATAACGGGGCAGGCTGAAATCGGTAGTGTTGTTATTGTAAAAGACATAACTGGTAAAGAATTGGCGAAAATAATAGTGGGAGCTGATGGTAAATTTAGTCTGACTTTAGTTCATGCTTTGACCAATGGTGAACAGCTTTATGTGACAGCTAAAGATCAAGCTGGCAATGAAAGTACAGCTAGTCTAATCACGGCACCTGATACTACAGCACCTATTGCTGGACATTTGGCTTTTACTCATTTTGCTGATAGTGGCTATTCGGATAAGGATTATATTACGCAGAGTAATACCTTTGATCTGCGCTTGACAGGGCAGGAACAAGGGACAGTAGTTAGCTACCACGTGTCTAAAAATGGCGGTGAGTGGACTGAGACTGTTGTCGCACAAAAAGATTTGTCAGATGGGGTTTATCAATTTAAAGCCATTGTGAAGGATCAGGCGGGGAATAGCAGTGAAGTGTTGTCTCAGCTTGTGACTGTTGATACAACGCCACCGCAGACTGGTGTTTTATCATTTACTGATTTTACCGATACAGGTGTTTCAGCAACGGGTTACATCACCAATGATCAGACCTTTAATTTGAGCCTTAAAGGGCTGGAACAAGGAACGGTAGTTACTTATCAAGTGTCTAAAAATGGCGGTGAGTGGACTAAGACCGTTGTCGCACAAAAAGATTTGTCAGATGGGGTTTATCAATTTAAAGCCATTGTGATGGATCAGGCGGGGAATAGCAGTGAAGTGTTGTCTCAGCTTGTGACTGTTGATAGAACGCCACCGCAGGCAGGTGTTTTATCATTTACTGATTTTACCGATACAGGTGTTTCAGCAACGGATTACATCACCAATGATCAGACCTTTAATTTGAGTCTTAAAGGGCAGGAACAAGGAATTGTAGTTACCTATCAAGTGTCTAAAAATGGCGGTGAGTGGGCTGAGACAGTTGCAGCACAAAAAGATTTGGTGGATGGAGTTTATCAATTTAAAGCCATTGTGATGGATCAGGCGGGGAATACTAGTGAGGTATTGTCTCCTACCTTGACGGTAGATACGATCGCACCAGCCGCAGGCACTTTAAAAATTGTTAATTTAAATGACACCGGTAATTCACCTTTTGATCAAATTACCCAAGATAATAGCTTTGTTTTACAGGCATTAGATCCAATTGTAATTAATAAGGAAGCTACGTTTAATAATCGCTATGAAGTTTCTACTGATGGTGGAGAAACATGGAAAGAAACGACTGCCAAGCAAGTCAATTTAGCTGATGGTACTTATTTATTTAAGGTTGTTGGAACAGACATTGCGGGGAATATTGTAGAAACTGCAATCGAAAAAGTTGTCGTGGATACAGTAGCTCCAGAAGTTGCGACTACGCTTAAGCTTATAGAGGGAAGATCAGGTTCAATCTTGACGGGTAGTGCAGAACCTGATGCCACGATTCAGGTATATGATCAAAATAATAATTTAGTTTATCCATGGAACACTACGGTTAATTCTGATGGCACATTTGCTGTAGATTTTAGTCAATATTATTTAAAAGAACAGACCTTAACCATCACCGTCACTGACCGTGCAGGTAATGTCAGTGAAAAAGTAATCGTTGTCGCACCAATAGATAATATTAAGCCTGAACCTATTCAGTCGATTGAGTTCAATGAGGATGGTCTTCGCTTTACGGCAATAGCCGAAGCCAATAGCACGGTTAAAATTTATGATGTAAATCATAACGAAATTGGTCGTGGTTATGCTGATAGTGAAGGTAAAGTTTCAGGTCAATTAAGTGATGTTTATCTAAAGGGGCAACAATTAAGTTTTATTGTTTTTGATCGGGCAGACAACCAGAGTGAAGCTGTTACTGCTTATGCACTAAATGATAATACGCCACCAGAGGCGGCGACAAATCTTATTCTAGTTGAAAGTCATAATGGATCGATTTTAACGGGTATTGCAGAAGCAAACACCATGATCTTGGTCTATGATGAAAATAATCAGTTAGTTTATTCATGGAATAATACGGTTAATGCGGATGGAACATTTGCTGTCTATCTAAATCAATATTATTTAAAAGGCCAAATATTAACTGTAACTGTGATTGACCGTGCAGGAAATGTCAGTGAAAAAACCAGCATTGTTGCACCTATAGATGATATTAATCCTGACCCCATTCAATCAGTTGAGTTTGATCAAGATGGACGTCGTTTTACAGCAATAGCAGAAGCCAATAGTACAATTAAAATTTATGATGCAAACCACAATGAAGTTGGACGCGGTTCTGCGGGGAGTGATGGTAAAGTTTCAGGTTGGTTTGATAATGTCTATTTAAAAGGACAACAATTAAGTTTTATTGTTTTTGATCGAGCTGGAAATCAAAGTGAAGCCCTTTCACTTGAAGCCATAAAAGACTCAACTCCACCAGATGTGGCTAAGAATCTTAAATTAACGGAGGGCAGCGATAGCTCTATTTTAACGGGTATCGCTGAACCTAATAGCATCATTCAAGTTTATGATCAGAATAATAATCTAGTCAGTAGATGGAGCAGTACGGCATATACTGATGGCACATTTACTGTTTATTTGAATCAATTTTATTTAAACGCGCAGACGTTAACGGTCACAGTCACTGATCGTGCAGGCAATGTGAGTGAAAAAGTAACGATTGTTGCGCCATTGGATGAAGTTGCACCTCTCGCTGCTGAAAATATCACTATAAATGAAGCAGGATGGATTTCTGGTCTGGCTGAATCAAATGCAAGAGTTGATATTATTGATCAATATGGAAATTTGATCACAACGACTGTGGCCTACAATGGCTCTTTTTCTCACTGGATCAACTATAGTCAATATCAAACACAAACCTTAAGCTTTATGGTGAGAGATTCTGCAGGGAATCGCAGTGATGTTGTACAAAAAGTTTTGCCTGTATTGCTCAATACCCCGCAAGCTGTGACAGATTTATTGCTTGATACAGAAGGACATAATTTATCTGGTCAGGCAGTTGCTGGTTTGCAGATTATTGTCAGTAATGCGATGGGGGAGCGTGTTGATAGTAATTGGTGGAATTTAGTTGTTAATGAAGATGGTACGTTTAATATACAGCTTAATAACTACTATTTACAGGGACAGACATTATATGTCCGAGCCTTAGACCCAACGAACAGTCTATATGGTCCAATCACTGAAGTTATTGCACCTTTGGATAATATTGAGCCACTGCTCAGTGAGGTGGTTATTACTGAAAATGGTGATGGAATTAGTGGACAATCTGAACCAAAAGCTACAATTAAAGTCATTGATGCTGATGGTGATGTTCGTGCAGAGTTCAACACAGATGAAACGGGGCATTTCAATTTAAGTATTTATCCACCAGTTTTACGCGGTGAGCAGTTATTTATTACTGCAACGGATTTAGCAAAAAATGTCAGCACGCCAGTTCACATTATTTTTAATGCCGATAGTAATGCGCCCAGCCCAGCTGAAAATATCGTTATGTCTGACAATGGTTTCTTTATATCAGGAGATGCAGTACCCGATAGCTACTTAAAAGTTGTAAATGCTCAAGGTTTTCTTGTTGGTGATATCGTTGTCGATAAATGGGGACATTTTAATATTGAATTAAATCGTTCTCAAGCGACGGGTGAGGTACTACGGGTTGTTGTAGAACAAAATGGCTATCAAAGTAACTATACCGAAGTTATTACGCCAGTCGATACTGTCGCACCAGCTGCGGCAACGCAATTTGCAGTCAATCAATCTGGTTATCTCATCGGTCATGCAGAACCTAAGGCCTTAGTTGAAATAACTTATAATTTTGACGGTCAGCCGTCTTATACCAATACAGTTATTGTGAAAAAGGAGGGAATATTTGAAGTCTATATGAATAATAAAGCAACCTCATTGGCTGTGACTGTAATTGATAGTGCGGGAAACCAAAGTGCTACGGTAATAATTAAACCAACAGAGATTCCCCAGATTAAGGTAGATCAATTTAGAGGAGATCAGACTGATAATATTTATCAAGTAGATCATGGTTCTGATTTTATCCAAGAATATCGTATTGAGCATTATGAAAATTATAAAGAAGTGTGGGTAGATGATAGCCATTATGTATCTCAGTGGTTTGATGGATATTATGAAAAGCAATGGATAGAAGGCCATTATGAACCAGTTTTAATAGAAGGCCATTATGAGGAAATTTGGTTTGACAATGGGGAATGGCGCTACCGTGATTACTATAGTGATCAGGACGGTAAGCGTTACTATACTGATGATGGTTCATATGATGCTTATGTAAATCAGTATTTTGACTCCGAATTAGGATTATGGCAGGACGGTTATGCCCTTAATGGACCTGAGGTTGAGCAAGAATGGGTTAGTAATCTGTATTCTGAACAAATTTGGGTTGGTGATTCTTATAAAGATCAGTGGGTTGATGGTTATTATGAAAGTGTTTGGGTTGAGGGACATGAGGAATATACGTGGGTTGAAAGTGGCTATTGGGAAAATCAACTGATCGAATCTGGTTACCGAGATGTAGACTTTGGTGGGCATGATAAAGTTTTGAGTTCTGTAAGTTATAGTCTGATGGGGAGTTATGACTGGGTAAATGATCCAGAAAGTATAGAAAGACATTTAGAAAGTGGGCGTTATATTGAAGATCTTGAGCTAGTTGGTAGTGCAAATATCAATGCCACAGGTAATGGATTGGATAATGTGATTACAGGGAACGCTGGGAACAATATTTTGGATGGTCGTGGTGGTCACGATACCTATATTGGAGGTGCAGGTTCGGATACTGTGATTTATAACATATTGAATTATAGTGATGGACTTGTTGATCGCTGGCAAGATTTTCATGTCGGTAATGTCTGGACAGATTTGCAAGCAGATAAGATTGATCTCAGTCAATTATTGACGGATTACACTGGGGATGGTTCGACTGCATCTCTGGAAAAATTCATTCATGTCAAGCAAGAGGGTGAGAATACCATCGTGAGTATAGATCGAGATGGTGAAGCCTCTGCTGAGAGCGGTGTTCAGTTAGTAGTACTCAACAATGTCAACACAACATTGAGTGAATTATTGGGTAACCACCAAATTATTATTTAA
- a CDS encoding co-chaperone GroES, whose amino-acid sequence MSNIRPLHDRVVIRRVEEETKTAGGILLPGSAAEKPSQGEVIAVGNGQITDNGVRALDVKVGDKVLFGTYAGTTVKVSGEELLIMKESDILAVLEG is encoded by the coding sequence ATGAGCAACATTCGTCCATTACATGATCGTGTTGTGATTCGTCGCGTAGAAGAAGAAACTAAAACGGCTGGTGGTATTTTACTTCCAGGTTCTGCTGCTGAAAAACCATCTCAAGGTGAAGTAATTGCAGTAGGTAATGGTCAAATCACTGACAATGGCGTTCGCGCTTTAGACGTTAAAGTTGGCGATAAAGTATTGTTCGGTACTTATGCAGGTACAACAGTAAAAGTAAGCGGTGAAGAGCTCTTGATCATGAAAGAGTCAGACATCTTAGCGGTACTTGAAGGCTAA
- the groL gene encoding chaperonin GroEL (60 kDa chaperone family; promotes refolding of misfolded polypeptides especially under stressful conditions; forms two stacked rings of heptamers to form a barrel-shaped 14mer; ends can be capped by GroES; misfolded proteins enter the barrel where they are refolded when GroES binds) — MSAKDVKFGDSARSKMIAGVNVLADAVKVTLGPKGRNVVIDRSFGAPHITKDGVTVAKEISLKDKFENMGAQLVREVSSKTNDIAGDGTTTATVLAQAILNEGIKSVTAGMNPMDLKRGIDIAVKTVVENIRANAKPADDFKAIEQVGSISANSDTTVGKLIAQAMEKVGKEGVITVEEGSGFEDALDVVEGMQFDRGYISPYFANKQDTLTAELENPFILLVDKKISNIRELITVLEAVAKTGKPLLIIAEDVEGEALATLVVNNMRGIIKVCAVKAPGFGDRRKAMLQDIAILTGATVISEEVGMSLEQASLQDLGTAHKITVSKENTVIVDGAGNAAQIAERVQQIRAQIEESTSEYDKEKLQERVAKLAGGVAVIKIGAATEVEMKEKKDRVDDALHATRAAVEEGVVAGGGVALVRAVNVLDNLKGANEDQTAGINILRRAIEAPLRQIVSNAGDEPSVVINAVKAGEGNFGYNAATGEYGDMLEMGILDPAKVTRSALEHAASVAGLMLTTECMITDIPEDKPAAPDMGGMGGMGGMM, encoded by the coding sequence ATGTCAGCTAAAGACGTAAAATTTGGTGATTCAGCTCGCTCAAAAATGATTGCAGGCGTAAACGTACTTGCAGATGCAGTAAAAGTAACTTTAGGTCCTAAAGGCCGTAACGTTGTGATTGACCGTTCTTTCGGTGCGCCGCATATCACTAAAGATGGTGTAACAGTTGCGAAAGAAATTTCTTTAAAAGACAAGTTTGAAAACATGGGTGCTCAACTTGTTCGCGAAGTTTCTTCTAAAACCAATGACATCGCGGGTGACGGTACCACAACTGCAACTGTACTTGCTCAAGCAATCTTAAATGAAGGGATCAAATCTGTAACTGCAGGTATGAACCCAATGGATTTAAAACGTGGTATCGACATCGCAGTAAAAACAGTTGTTGAAAATATCCGTGCCAATGCAAAACCTGCTGATGACTTCAAAGCAATTGAACAAGTCGGTTCAATCTCTGCGAACTCAGACACAACTGTAGGTAAGTTGATTGCGCAAGCAATGGAAAAAGTAGGTAAAGAAGGTGTTATCACTGTAGAAGAAGGTTCTGGTTTCGAAGACGCGTTAGACGTTGTAGAAGGGATGCAATTCGACCGTGGTTATATCTCTCCATACTTCGCGAACAAACAAGATACTTTGACTGCTGAACTTGAAAATCCATTCATTCTTCTTGTTGATAAAAAAATCAGCAATATTCGTGAATTGATTACTGTATTAGAAGCAGTTGCTAAAACAGGTAAGCCACTTCTTATCATCGCTGAAGATGTTGAAGGTGAAGCGCTTGCAACACTTGTTGTGAACAACATGCGCGGTATTATCAAAGTATGTGCGGTTAAAGCACCTGGTTTTGGTGACCGTCGTAAAGCAATGCTTCAAGATATCGCGATCTTGACTGGTGCGACTGTGATTTCTGAAGAAGTAGGTATGTCTTTAGAGCAAGCTTCTCTTCAAGACTTAGGTACTGCTCATAAGATCACTGTATCTAAAGAGAACACTGTGATTGTTGATGGTGCAGGTAATGCAGCACAAATCGCGGAACGTGTTCAACAGATTCGTGCGCAAATCGAAGAGTCAACCTCTGAATACGACAAAGAAAAACTTCAAGAACGCGTTGCTAAATTAGCAGGCGGTGTTGCAGTCATCAAAATTGGTGCAGCAACTGAAGTTGAAATGAAAGAGAAGAAAGACCGTGTTGACGACGCACTTCACGCAACTCGCGCAGCAGTTGAAGAAGGTGTTGTTGCAGGTGGTGGTGTTGCACTGGTACGTGCGGTAAACGTGTTAGACAACTTAAAAGGTGCTAACGAAGACCAAACTGCGGGTATCAACATTTTACGCCGTGCGATTGAAGCGCCACTTCGTCAAATCGTTTCGAATGCAGGCGATGAGCCTTCTGTTGTGATCAATGCAGTTAAAGCGGGTGAAGGTAACTTTGGTTACAACGCTGCAACTGGCGAATATGGCGATATGTTAGAGATGGGTATTCTTGACCCAGCTAAAGTAACGCGTTCTGCACTTGAACACGCAGCATCTGTTGCTGGTTTGATGTTGACCACAGAATGTATGATTACTGATATCCCAGAAGATAAACCTGCTGCTCCAGATATGGGCGGTATGGGTGGTATGGGCGGAATGATGTAA
- a CDS encoding diacylglycerol kinase, translated as MTQYSPYKGKNGIKRILNATGYSVAGFKAAFRYEAAFRQVLLLNIILIPLSFFIHVSAVEQALMVAVCLLAIIVELFNSAIEAVVDRVSLEKNPLSKNAKDMGSAAQFVSLAIIFFTWTIILFK; from the coding sequence ATGACGCAATACTCTCCCTATAAAGGCAAAAATGGTATTAAACGGATTTTAAATGCAACAGGCTATTCAGTTGCTGGCTTTAAAGCAGCGTTCCGTTATGAAGCCGCCTTCCGACAAGTTCTATTGCTGAATATTATTCTCATTCCACTGAGTTTTTTCATTCATGTCTCAGCTGTTGAACAAGCCCTGATGGTAGCGGTCTGTTTGTTGGCGATTATTGTAGAGCTATTTAATTCGGCCATCGAAGCTGTAGTGGACCGCGTTTCGTTAGAAAAGAATCCGCTATCTAAGAATGCAAAAGATATGGGCAGTGCTGCGCAATTTGTTTCCTTGGCGATTATCTTTTTTACTTGGACGATTATTTTATTTAAATAA
- a CDS encoding 4-phosphoerythronate dehydrogenase — MKIIADENLAFTDYFFAEFAEIQHRAGRTLTHADVQDADALLVRSVTKVNHALIDQSKIKFVGSATIGTDHLDIQALEQQHIAWSNAAGCNAQAVAEYVITALLHLDINLLEKNKAFTLAIVGLGNVGSRLAVMAQLLGWNVIGYDPYVQLGGIENVSFDELLKRADAISIHVPLTLSGDFPTQHLFDAAALAAMKPSAILINSARGPVIEQAALMADIIATQRQVVLDVFEFEPEIPEQLLDVLALATPHIAGYSLEGKARGTQMIYQAFCDKFSYQASKRFESQLPQVEQYFGQQDLKAALQQHLIQIYDIAADDQQLRACVQAGKVEQTAFDLLRKNYPLRREWAAHGGPKA, encoded by the coding sequence ATGAAAATTATCGCAGATGAAAATTTGGCATTTACCGATTATTTCTTTGCGGAATTTGCGGAAATACAACATCGAGCAGGGCGTACCCTGACCCATGCGGATGTACAGGATGCGGATGCACTTTTAGTTCGTTCAGTGACCAAAGTGAACCATGCCTTAATTGATCAGAGTAAAATTAAGTTTGTAGGCAGTGCCACAATTGGTACAGATCACCTTGATATTCAAGCCTTAGAACAACAACATATTGCGTGGAGTAATGCCGCGGGTTGTAATGCACAAGCTGTTGCAGAATATGTGATTACCGCATTACTACATTTAGATATTAATCTCTTGGAAAAAAATAAAGCCTTCACTTTAGCCATTGTTGGTTTGGGCAATGTCGGTAGCCGCCTTGCTGTGATGGCTCAACTTCTCGGCTGGAATGTGATTGGTTATGATCCTTATGTGCAATTAGGCGGTATTGAAAATGTCTCTTTTGACGAGCTGTTAAAACGTGCCGATGCCATTTCAATCCATGTGCCTTTAACCTTATCAGGTGATTTCCCGACACAGCATTTATTTGATGCGGCTGCTTTGGCTGCAATGAAACCCTCTGCTATTTTAATCAATAGTGCACGTGGGCCTGTGATTGAACAGGCTGCATTAATGGCAGATATTATCGCGACGCAGCGTCAAGTTGTACTGGATGTATTTGAGTTTGAACCTGAGATTCCTGAGCAATTACTGGATGTATTGGCATTAGCAACACCACATATTGCAGGCTATAGTCTGGAAGGTAAGGCCAGAGGAACACAGATGATCTATCAAGCTTTCTGCGATAAATTTTCTTATCAAGCCTCGAAGCGTTTTGAGAGTCAATTGCCTCAGGTAGAACAATATTTCGGACAGCAGGATTTAAAAGCTGCGCTTCAACAACATCTGATTCAGATTTATGATATTGCTGCCGATGATCAGCAACTCCGTGCTTGTGTACAGGCGGGCAAGGTTGAGCAAACAGCATTTGATCTGCTCCGAAAAAATTATCCCTTACGCCGTGAGTGGGCTGCTCACGGTGGACCAAAAGCATGA